A single genomic interval of Babylonia areolata isolate BAREFJ2019XMU chromosome 26, ASM4173473v1, whole genome shotgun sequence harbors:
- the LOC143300480 gene encoding sphingomyelin phosphodiesterase 5-like: MVKSVSPGLQPSVSLPRGLDELLSFLVMLIWPSYSALSGFLCLWMPITVEKEDPSTLLFKRIVLAPVYAVLFLLSLPLALCAIPVRCLLSFMKKPYRYSVQKMDHTQFEEDILMKHLSSPTGLASYEFGIATGNVCLLGEFVARINNLKDSGHRATSIGERIVVDQLHYGRDAKSVCGLDGSATGKNHTHVKAAKQEVGFVGGLVTHFPRLDFVCLQEVADWSYNKLLRKELHKVFPYILHDVGVWSVKTNYFMYNSGLMLASRHPVLDVDFKCYPRSVSQCLLISKGLLMVKVLIGEETDSRRQVGYVYTSHLQAYQGQEPVLLSQLDNIVEWTAEFRKKTADSRDVVLFDVLCGDFNFDNMSPGDKVNRDHRLFDVYLDPCRIQSGQDEPWSVGTEFKQIFMHESMAMTPESLKLSLADPVLRHRYIVDADIEEQSMDTLVNVKLRTDKHGNIVTFPEAGMRRIDYVMSRKDTPMDITKLQFVTRLASLSDHVPVAMTFKAKV; the protein is encoded by the exons ATGGTCAAATCAGTCAGTCCAGGCCTCCAGCCCTCAGTGAGTCTCCCACGGGGTCTGGATGAATTGTTGAGTTTTCTGGTGATGTTGATCTGGCCCAGCTACTCAGCGCTGAGCGGCTTCCTGTGCCTGTGGATGCCTATCACCGTGGAAAAGGAAGACCCGTCAACCCTGCTCTTCAAGCGGATCGTCCTAGCACCCGTGTACGCCgtgctctttctcctctccctgcctctcgctCTGTGTGCCATCCCAGTGCGCTGCCTCCTTTCTTTCATGAAGAAACCGTACCGTTATTCCGTGCAAAAGATGGACCATACGCAGTTTGAGGAAGACATCCTGATGAAGCACCTGTCCAGCCCCACAGGGTTGGCGTCGTACGAGTTCGGGATCGCGACAGGCAACGTCTGTTTGCTGGGTGAGTTTGTGGCAAGGATTAACAACCTGAAGGACTCGGGCCACAGGGCCACGTCCATTGGGGAGAGGATCGTGGTGGATCAGCTTCACTATGGGCGTGATGCAAAGTCGGTCTGTGGTTTGGATGGATCCGCGACAGGGAAGAACCATACCCATGTGAAGGCGGCAAAGCAAGAGGTGGGGTTTGTCGGGGGGCTGGTGACCCATTTCCCTCGTCTGGACTTTGTCTGCTTGCAGGAGGTTGCGGACTGGAGCTACAATAAGCTCCTGAGAAAAGAACTGCATAAG GTCTTTCCCTACATACTGCACGACGTGGGCGTGTGGTCAGTGAAGACCAACTACTTCATGTACAACTCTGGACTGATGCTGGCCAGCCGACACCCAGTGCTAGATGTTGACTTCAAGTGTTACCCACGCTCCGTGTCCCAGTGCCTCCTGATCAGCAAAGGCCTGCTTATGGTCAAG GTATTGATTGGCGAAGAAACAGACAGTCGGAGACAGGTGGGCTATGTCTACACCAGCCACCTGCAGGCTTACCAAG gtCAGGAGCCGGTGCTTCTCAGTCAGCTGGACAACATTGTGGAGTGGACGGCAGAGTTCAGGAAGAAGACTGCCGACAGCAGAGACGTCGTTCTGTTTGATGTCCTATGTGGTGATTTCAACTTCGACAACATGTCACCAG GGGACAAAGTGAACCGCGACCACAGACTGTTTGACGTGTACCTTGACCCGTGTCggatccagtctggacaggatgAGCCCTGGTCAGTCG GCACAGAGTTCAAACAGATCTTCATGCACGAGTCCATGGCCATGACCCCTGAATCGCTGAAGTTGTCGCTGGCTGACCCAGTTCTGCGTCATCGCTACATCGTGGACGCAGACATTGAGGAGCAGTCGATGGACACCCTGGTGAACGTCAAGCTCCGCACTGACAAACATGGCAACATCGTCACCTTTCCTGAGGCCGGCATGCGCCGCATCGATTACGTCATGAGTCGGAAGGACACACCGATG GACATCACCAAGTTGCAGTTTGTGACACGACTTGCATCGCTCTCGGATCATGTTCCTGTGGCCATGACCTTCAAGGCAAAAGTGTGA